In Phocoena phocoena chromosome 19, mPhoPho1.1, whole genome shotgun sequence, a genomic segment contains:
- the BORCS6 gene encoding BLOC-1-related complex subunit 6, with the protein MESPRGRPGPKAGFLALGEQQAAIFGGGPGRTASEPPSGLRLSEEEEAENVGGASRLPRASPKTSSCSFVHPPDWEAPEEEPGRGGTPSGAGSNRGAPGPENDPYAPSRRKDPEDRPASEGVCRRGSPGGDGLDVEQEKEDDDEAAAASRAGRSFSSRLQDSRSLDGLSGACGGAGSSGGAECGAGGGRRATISSPLELEGTVSRHGDLTHFVANNLQLKIRLSGAPQPPPPAPARPCSAPPPTPAIPPIDPDVLRDLERLSRELGGRVDRLLRGLGGAVQELTALSVGCIQTYRDAVDSLGEAVDMSIKGMYTLLARCEELERALQPVQGLARQVRDIRRTLEVLEALCK; encoded by the coding sequence ATGGAGTCGCCCCGGGGGCGGCCTGGGCCCAAAGCAGGCTTTCTAGCTCTGGGGGAACAGCAAGCCGCGATCTTCGGCGGCGGCCCGGGCCGAACGGCCTCTGAGCCGCCCTCAGGCCTCCGGTTGTCCGAGGAGGAAGAGGCCGAGAACGTTGGGGGCGCGAGCCGCCTCCCTAGGGCGTCCCCGAAGACTTCGAGCTGCAGCTTCGTCCACCCGCCGGACTGGGAGGCTCCGGAGGAAGAGCCGGGCCGCGGAGGGACGCCTTCTGGGGCAGGGAGCAACCGGGGGGCGCCGGGTCCCGAAAACGACCCGTATGCACCCTCCCGGCGCAAGGACCCTGAGGACAGGCCTGCATCCGAGGGCGTTTGCCGTCGAGGGAGCCCTGGAGGCGACGGGTTGGATGTGGAGCAGGAGAAGGAAGACGACGACGAGGCGGCGGCAGCCAGCAGGGCTGGCCGTTCCTTCTCCAGCCGCCTTCAGGACAGCCGCAGCCTGGACGGGTTGAGCGGGGCGTGCGGCGGCGCCGGGTCCTCAGGGGGTGCAGAGTGTggcgcgggcggcgggcggcgcgcCACTATATCCAGCCCCCTGGAGCTCGAGGGCACGGTGAGCCGCCACGGCGACCTCACCCACTTTGTCGCCAACAACCTGCAACTCAAGATCCGCCTGAGCGGCGCCCCtcaacccccaccccctgcccctgcgCGGCCCTGTTCGGCGCCCCCACCCACTCCGGCCATTCCTCCCATCGACCCCGACGTGCTGCGGGACCTGGAGAGGCTGAGTCGGGAGCTGGGCGGCAGGGTGGACCGTCTGCTTCGCGGGCTGGGTGGTGCGGTGCAGGAGCTGACAGCGCTGAGCGTGGGCTGCATCCAGACCTACCGTGATGCCGTGGACTCCCTAGGCGAAGCTGTGGACATGAGCATCAAGGGCATGTACACCCTGCTGGCACGCTGTGAGGAGCTGGAGAGGGCTCTGCAGCCAGTTCAGGGACTGGCGCGCCAAGTCCGGGATATCCGACGCACCCTGGAGGTGTTGGAGGCCCTGTGCAAGTGA
- the AURKB gene encoding aurora kinase B isoform X2 produces the protein MSRSNAQPTAAPLQKVVENNSGTPNFSMRSFTIDDFEIGRPLGKGKFGNVYLAREKKSRFIVALKVLFKSQIEKEGVEHQLRREIEIQAHLQHPNILRLYNYFYDRRRIYLILEYAPRGELYKELQKSHTFDEQRTATIMEELADALIYCHGKKVIHRDIKPENLLLGLQGELKIADFGWSVHAPSLRRKTMCGTLDYLPPEMIEGRTHNEKVDLWCIGVLCYELLVGNPPFESASHNETYRRIVKVDLKIPPSMPAGAQDLISKLLKHNPSERLPLAQVSAHPWVRAHSRRVLPPSALQSVP, from the exons ATGAGCCGCTCCAATGCCCAGCCCACAG CTGCCCCTCTCCAGAAGGTGGTGGAGAACAACAGTGGGACCCCCAACTTCTCAAT GCGTTCCTTCACAATCGATGACTTTGAGATTGGGCGTCCTCTGGGCAAAGGCAAGTTTGGAAATGTGTACTTGGCTCGGGAGAAGAAAAGCCGTTTCATCGTGGCGCTCAAAGTCCTCTTCAAGTCTCAGATAGAGAAGGAGGGTGTGGAGCACCAGCTGCGCAGGGAGATCGAAATCCAGGCCCATCTGCA GCATCCCAACATCTTGCGTCTCTACAACTATTTCTATGACCGGCGAAGGATCTACTTGATTCTGGAGTATGCCCCCCGGGGGGAGCTCTACAAGGAGCTGCAGAAGAGCCACACTTTTGACGAGCAGCGAACAGCCACG ATTATGGAGGAGCTGGCAGATGCTCTGATATACTGCCACGGGAAGAAAGTGATTCACAGAGACATAAAGCCAGAGAATCTGCTCTTGGGGCTCCAGGGAGAGCTGAAGATTGCTGACTTCGGCTGGTCTGTACACGCCCCCTCTCTGAG GAGGAAGACAATGTGTGGCACCCTGGACTACCTGCCCCCAGAGATGATCGAGGGGCGCACGCACAACGAGAAGGTGGATCTGTGGTGCATCGGAGTGCTCTGCTACGAGCTGCTTGTGGGAAACCCCCCCTTCGAGAGTGCTTCCCACAACGAGACGTATCGGCGCATCGTCAAG GTGGACCTGAAGATCCCCCCTTCCATGCCTGCAGGAGCCCAGGACCTTATCTCCAAGCTGCTCAAGCATAACCCCTCAGAACGCCTGCCACTGGCTCAGGTCTCAGCCCACCCTTGGGTCCGGGCCCACTCCCGGAGGGTGCTGCCCCCCTCTGCCCTTCAGTCTGTCCCCTGA
- the AURKB gene encoding aurora kinase B isoform X1 — MAQKENAYPWPYGRQTAQSGLNTLPQRVLRKEPVTPSALVLMSRSNAQPTAAPLQKVVENNSGTPNFSMRSFTIDDFEIGRPLGKGKFGNVYLAREKKSRFIVALKVLFKSQIEKEGVEHQLRREIEIQAHLQHPNILRLYNYFYDRRRIYLILEYAPRGELYKELQKSHTFDEQRTATIMEELADALIYCHGKKVIHRDIKPENLLLGLQGELKIADFGWSVHAPSLRRKTMCGTLDYLPPEMIEGRTHNEKVDLWCIGVLCYELLVGNPPFESASHNETYRRIVKVDLKIPPSMPAGAQDLISKLLKHNPSERLPLAQVSAHPWVRAHSRRVLPPSALQSVP, encoded by the exons ATGGCCCAGAAGGAGAACGCCTACCCCTGGCCCTACGGCAGGCAGACG GCTCAGTCTGGCCTGAACACCCTGCCCCAGAGAGTCCTCCGGAAGGAGCCTGTCACCCCATCTGCGCTTGTCCTCATGAGCCGCTCCAATGCCCAGCCCACAG CTGCCCCTCTCCAGAAGGTGGTGGAGAACAACAGTGGGACCCCCAACTTCTCAAT GCGTTCCTTCACAATCGATGACTTTGAGATTGGGCGTCCTCTGGGCAAAGGCAAGTTTGGAAATGTGTACTTGGCTCGGGAGAAGAAAAGCCGTTTCATCGTGGCGCTCAAAGTCCTCTTCAAGTCTCAGATAGAGAAGGAGGGTGTGGAGCACCAGCTGCGCAGGGAGATCGAAATCCAGGCCCATCTGCA GCATCCCAACATCTTGCGTCTCTACAACTATTTCTATGACCGGCGAAGGATCTACTTGATTCTGGAGTATGCCCCCCGGGGGGAGCTCTACAAGGAGCTGCAGAAGAGCCACACTTTTGACGAGCAGCGAACAGCCACG ATTATGGAGGAGCTGGCAGATGCTCTGATATACTGCCACGGGAAGAAAGTGATTCACAGAGACATAAAGCCAGAGAATCTGCTCTTGGGGCTCCAGGGAGAGCTGAAGATTGCTGACTTCGGCTGGTCTGTACACGCCCCCTCTCTGAG GAGGAAGACAATGTGTGGCACCCTGGACTACCTGCCCCCAGAGATGATCGAGGGGCGCACGCACAACGAGAAGGTGGATCTGTGGTGCATCGGAGTGCTCTGCTACGAGCTGCTTGTGGGAAACCCCCCCTTCGAGAGTGCTTCCCACAACGAGACGTATCGGCGCATCGTCAAG GTGGACCTGAAGATCCCCCCTTCCATGCCTGCAGGAGCCCAGGACCTTATCTCCAAGCTGCTCAAGCATAACCCCTCAGAACGCCTGCCACTGGCTCAGGTCTCAGCCCACCCTTGGGTCCGGGCCCACTCCCGGAGGGTGCTGCCCCCCTCTGCCCTTCAGTCTGTCCCCTGA